A single Xylella taiwanensis DNA region contains:
- a CDS encoding expansin EXLX1 family cellulose-binding protein: protein MRRLTILLWLAVCGCVVSVMYGGTVEAQNPVPDAHFVEALHGVNWRGLETLQHMPQGLDQRNWREVLDQMQKLGINAIRLPLCSASLHGAMPVNLDLGRNPDLKGRSALELADAIVDEAGQRGMRVLLAYHGLGCALSQDPLWYSADEPEHQWIADLQFIASRYRAQQKAVIGVDLADMAYSGALQGSGDLARDWNRAAERAAAAILAIAPDWLIGVQSVAAHPPCLDAAAPMSDDNLQSQHCVPLHVPDRNVLLLPRLTSSGLDTEAERIAWHAELAALVGKHPVLPNSLDATDAVQLGHRVDALLALGIRDGFHASWMTSAQVPFGMLDKDGRTPRVALVAQLHRWWGVSRVDVATESNASTHQTGTDTSECVASDSSMPIDGWDTSFRGTATYTYSGYKGGALMLDPIQSDAHITALNPTQLNLGGVPAAMAGAYLRVQGPKGSTTVYVTDRYPTGSSGGLDLSPNAFASIGNIAQGRIPVQWKVVSAPVSGNVMYRVKKGSSGWWAAIQVRQHRYPVLKLEVCQDGAWLNLPKKNYNYFVGSRLGNQPLSIRMTDIRGQTLIDTLPGLPKHAASKAYAVDGNVQFSE from the coding sequence ATGCGACGCTTGACGATCTTACTTTGGCTTGCGGTGTGTGGCTGCGTGGTGTCAGTGATGTACGGTGGAACGGTTGAGGCCCAAAATCCAGTGCCTGATGCACACTTTGTCGAGGCGCTCCACGGCGTTAACTGGCGTGGTTTGGAAACGCTCCAGCACATGCCGCAAGGGTTGGATCAGCGTAACTGGCGTGAGGTACTCGACCAGATGCAGAAGCTAGGCATTAATGCGATCCGTCTGCCGCTGTGTTCGGCCAGCTTGCATGGTGCGATGCCCGTCAACCTGGATCTTGGGCGCAATCCCGATCTGAAGGGACGTAGCGCGTTGGAACTTGCCGACGCGATCGTGGATGAAGCTGGGCAACGTGGTATGCGGGTCCTCCTGGCGTATCACGGTCTGGGGTGTGCCCTGAGTCAAGACCCGTTATGGTACAGCGCGGATGAACCAGAGCATCAATGGATTGCCGATCTACAATTCATCGCGTCGCGCTATCGTGCTCAACAAAAGGCGGTCATTGGCGTGGACTTGGCCGACATGGCATACAGCGGCGCACTTCAGGGTAGCGGTGATCTGGCGCGTGATTGGAACCGTGCCGCCGAGCGTGCCGCTGCTGCAATTTTGGCGATTGCTCCTGACTGGCTGATCGGTGTGCAGAGTGTTGCTGCCCATCCACCATGCTTGGATGCAGCCGCACCCATGTCCGATGACAACCTACAATCGCAGCATTGTGTACCGTTACACGTGCCTGATCGAAATGTGTTGTTGCTGCCGCGCTTAACGAGCAGTGGCCTCGATACTGAAGCTGAGCGTATTGCTTGGCATGCTGAGCTCGCCGCATTAGTGGGAAAGCATCCGGTGTTACCCAACTCCCTGGATGCCACGGATGCGGTACAGCTCGGGCATCGGGTGGATGCATTGCTGGCACTCGGCATACGCGATGGTTTTCATGCCTCTTGGATGACCTCAGCACAGGTGCCGTTTGGCATGTTGGATAAAGACGGGCGTACCCCACGGGTAGCATTGGTTGCGCAGCTGCATCGTTGGTGGGGGGTGAGCCGTGTGGATGTTGCCACTGAGAGTAATGCGAGTACGCATCAAACAGGGACAGATACCAGTGAATGTGTTGCGAGTGACAGCAGCATGCCGATTGATGGGTGGGACACCTCTTTCCGTGGTACTGCCACCTATACCTATTCTGGTTACAAGGGCGGCGCATTGATGCTGGATCCGATCCAGTCCGATGCGCATATCACCGCACTGAATCCCACTCAACTTAATCTGGGAGGGGTCCCCGCTGCGATGGCCGGTGCTTACCTGCGTGTGCAAGGTCCGAAGGGAAGCACGACCGTCTATGTAACAGATCGATATCCCACCGGATCTTCTGGTGGATTAGATCTTTCGCCGAACGCATTTGCCAGTATCGGCAACATCGCCCAGGGGCGTATCCCGGTGCAATGGAAAGTAGTCTCTGCACCGGTGAGCGGCAACGTGATGTATCGGGTGAAAAAGGGGAGCTCGGGATGGTGGGCAGCGATCCAAGTACGCCAGCATAGGTATCCAGTGCTCAAACTGGAGGTATGTCAGGATGGTGCCTGGTTGAATTTGCCAAAAAAGAATTACAACTACTTTGTCGGCAGCCGACTGGGTAACCAACCGTTGTCGATCCGCATGACAGACATCCGTGGCCAGACGCTTATCGATACGCTGCCTGGCTTGCCCAAGCATGCGGCCTCCAAAGCCTATGCTGTCGATGGGAATGTCCAGTTTTCCGAGTAA
- the secA gene encoding preprotein translocase subunit SecA, with the protein MINSLLTRVFGSRNERQLRQLNSIVAKINALETELQKLPDKALQAKTTEFKQSIQDGKSLDKLLPEAFAVCREASRRVLGMRHYDVQLIGGMVLHLGKIAEMRTGEGKTLVATLPVYLNALEGKGVHVVTVNDYLARRDAAHMGRLYNWLGLSVGVVYPGMPHSDKHAAYRADITYGTNNEFGFDYLRDNMALSKADRYQRGLHYAIVDEVDSILIDEARTPLIISGPADESPDLYIRVNRIIPHLTRQKNEEAEGDYWVDEKSKQVHLSEVGMERAEELLHQAGILGEGDDSLYAAQNLSVVHHINAALRAHALYQRDVDYIVRDGEVVIVDEFTGRTLSGRRWSDGLHQAIEAKEGVPVQRENQTLASITFQNLFRIYKKLSGMTGTADTEAYEFQNIYGLEVVVIPTNKPTVRKDYPDQVFLNRKSKFNAVLEDIKGCAQRGQPVLVGTTSIEISEMLSEHLHKAKVKHEVLNAKQHEREATIVANAGLPSAVTIATNMAGRGTDIVLGGSLDAVLAELGPNASEEDRFRAKNAWNRRHEAVKTAGGLHIIGTERHESRRIDNQLRGRAGRQGDPGSSRFYLSLEDSLMRIFASEWVQKVMRLMGMKEDDVIEDRRVTRQIERAQRKVEAHNFDIRKNLLDYDDVNNDQRKVIYAQRDELLDAESVKENIDSIRHDVIDVLVARFVPAHSIDEQWDLPGLQATLQSEWGLHLPLIEMLEGREEVDAERITLLVQDAVDKHCAEREASIGSETMRALEKHVMLTVLDQCWKEHLATMDYLRQGIHLRGYAQKQPKQEYKREAFELFSEMLEHVKREVIASLARMRIRSEEEMAALEEQERRQIDALLRQSQFQHQESGGYGADDDVASLQRQSAGQVATVAQVIRDTPKVGRNDPCPCGSGKKYKHCHGLVT; encoded by the coding sequence ATGATCAACAGTTTGCTTACCCGCGTTTTTGGCAGTCGCAACGAACGCCAGCTTCGCCAACTCAACTCCATCGTGGCCAAGATCAACGCTTTGGAGACGGAATTGCAGAAGCTTCCCGACAAGGCGCTGCAGGCTAAGACTACGGAATTCAAACAGTCCATCCAAGACGGTAAGTCGTTGGATAAATTGCTGCCTGAGGCCTTTGCAGTATGCCGTGAGGCCAGTCGCCGCGTGCTAGGTATGCGCCACTACGACGTGCAGTTGATCGGTGGCATGGTGCTGCATTTGGGCAAAATTGCCGAGATGCGTACCGGTGAAGGCAAGACCCTGGTGGCGACGTTGCCAGTCTATTTGAATGCACTGGAAGGCAAGGGCGTACACGTGGTGACCGTGAACGATTATCTGGCTCGCCGCGATGCTGCCCATATGGGCAGGCTGTACAACTGGTTGGGTTTGAGCGTGGGTGTGGTTTATCCAGGGATGCCACATAGTGACAAGCATGCTGCCTACCGTGCTGACATCACCTACGGCACTAATAATGAGTTTGGCTTCGATTACCTGCGGGACAATATGGCGCTGTCTAAAGCTGATCGTTACCAGCGTGGGTTGCATTATGCGATTGTTGACGAAGTGGACTCGATCCTCATCGACGAAGCCCGTACTCCGCTCATCATTTCTGGTCCGGCCGATGAGTCGCCGGATCTTTATATCCGAGTAAATCGCATCATTCCACATCTGACCCGGCAGAAGAACGAGGAAGCAGAGGGCGACTACTGGGTTGACGAAAAGAGCAAGCAAGTGCATCTGTCCGAGGTTGGTATGGAACGTGCCGAGGAACTGCTCCATCAAGCCGGCATTCTGGGTGAAGGCGATGATAGTTTGTATGCTGCGCAGAATCTGAGCGTGGTCCACCATATCAACGCTGCGCTGCGTGCCCACGCGCTTTATCAACGCGATGTGGACTACATCGTTCGTGATGGTGAAGTAGTGATCGTCGACGAATTTACCGGACGCACCCTGTCAGGCCGGCGCTGGTCCGATGGTTTGCACCAAGCGATTGAAGCGAAGGAAGGTGTACCTGTACAACGCGAGAATCAGACGCTGGCATCGATTACCTTCCAGAACCTGTTTCGTATCTACAAAAAGCTGTCCGGCATGACAGGGACTGCGGACACAGAAGCTTATGAATTCCAGAATATCTACGGACTGGAAGTCGTGGTCATCCCAACCAACAAGCCGACCGTTCGCAAGGATTATCCCGATCAAGTCTTTCTTAACCGCAAGAGCAAGTTCAATGCAGTATTGGAAGACATCAAAGGCTGCGCTCAGCGTGGTCAACCGGTATTGGTTGGTACCACTTCTATCGAAATCTCGGAGATGTTGTCCGAACATCTACACAAGGCTAAGGTCAAGCACGAAGTCCTGAATGCCAAACAGCATGAGCGTGAAGCGACCATCGTTGCTAACGCTGGGCTTCCTAGTGCTGTGACAATTGCCACCAACATGGCTGGTCGTGGTACCGACATTGTTCTTGGCGGTTCGCTTGATGCTGTACTGGCTGAACTCGGCCCGAATGCGAGCGAGGAAGATCGGTTTCGAGCAAAGAATGCATGGAACCGCCGTCACGAGGCAGTTAAGACTGCTGGTGGCCTGCACATTATAGGTACGGAGCGTCATGAGAGCCGTCGTATCGATAATCAATTACGTGGTCGTGCAGGACGACAGGGCGACCCGGGTTCGTCGCGTTTCTACCTGTCCCTTGAGGACAGCTTGATGCGTATCTTCGCTTCCGAATGGGTGCAGAAGGTGATGCGTTTGATGGGTATGAAGGAAGACGACGTTATCGAAGACCGTCGAGTGACTCGCCAAATCGAGAGGGCACAGCGTAAGGTTGAAGCTCACAATTTCGACATCCGCAAGAATTTGCTCGATTACGACGACGTCAACAACGATCAGCGTAAGGTGATCTACGCTCAGCGTGATGAACTACTTGATGCCGAATCGGTTAAAGAGAACATTGATAGTATCCGCCACGATGTGATTGACGTTCTGGTGGCGCGTTTCGTACCAGCCCATTCCATTGACGAGCAATGGGATTTGCCTGGTTTGCAGGCTACCCTGCAAAGTGAATGGGGTTTACATCTGCCACTGATAGAGATGCTCGAGGGTCGCGAGGAAGTCGACGCCGAGCGGATTACTCTTCTGGTGCAGGATGCGGTGGATAAACATTGTGCTGAAAGAGAGGCTTCTATCGGTTCCGAGACGATGCGTGCGCTGGAAAAGCATGTGATGTTGACGGTGCTTGACCAATGTTGGAAGGAACATCTAGCCACAATGGATTACTTGCGCCAAGGTATTCACTTGCGTGGCTATGCGCAAAAGCAGCCTAAGCAAGAGTACAAACGTGAAGCATTCGAGTTGTTCTCCGAAATGTTGGAGCATGTAAAGCGTGAGGTGATTGCCTCGCTCGCGCGGATGCGTATCCGTAGCGAGGAAGAAATGGCTGCGCTGGAGGAACAGGAGCGTCGTCAGATCGATGCCTTGTTACGTCAATCACAGTTTCAGCATCAAGAGTCGGGCGGCTACGGTGCCGATGATGACGTTGCTTCGTTACAGCGCCAGTCTGCCGGCCAAGTGGCGACCGTCGCCCAGGTCATTCGTGATACGCCCAAAGTTGGTCGCAACGATCCGTGTCCTTGTGGTAGTGGTAAAAAGTACAAACATTGCCATGGTCTAGTGACTTGA
- a CDS encoding M23 family metallopeptidase, which yields MALKRIILKSHETRVQCFVRQMRDFAEQRPLIVLGTVLGIGVLSGVGTGAALGMVNNARLQAKVEWQQVELEHLRGTSQAQVNALAARLGELQAQANRLNALGTRLTEMGKLQNGEFKFDDPVGLGGPETPMHDMPVKDLKESLGQLEQQFSGSGQQLSVLASLLFNNQIEQNAVPSRSPVRNTYITSSFGRRADPFNGGVAEHKGVDFHASVGSSVMAVAEGVVSYAGYRNGYGNVVDVDHGNGYVTRYAHNSRLTVKVGDLVRIGQEVAKAGSTGRSTGAHVHFEVWKDGVVMNPIKFLGNGSTPVGRYRRG from the coding sequence ATGGCATTAAAAAGAATCATACTTAAATCCCATGAAACTCGAGTTCAGTGCTTTGTGCGTCAGATGCGTGACTTCGCAGAGCAGCGTCCACTCATTGTTTTGGGGACCGTGTTGGGGATTGGTGTGCTAAGTGGTGTTGGTACTGGTGCAGCGTTGGGGATGGTGAACAATGCACGGTTGCAGGCTAAAGTGGAGTGGCAGCAGGTTGAATTGGAACATCTTCGTGGCACTTCTCAGGCGCAGGTTAATGCGTTAGCCGCGCGTCTGGGTGAATTGCAGGCTCAGGCCAACCGTCTTAACGCGCTTGGTACACGTTTGACCGAAATGGGTAAATTGCAGAACGGTGAATTCAAGTTTGATGATCCAGTTGGACTCGGTGGTCCTGAAACTCCAATGCATGACATGCCTGTCAAGGATCTCAAGGAGAGTTTAGGGCAACTTGAGCAGCAATTCTCTGGTTCTGGTCAGCAATTGAGTGTGCTTGCTTCGCTATTGTTTAATAACCAGATCGAACAAAATGCGGTGCCTTCGCGGTCACCGGTCCGCAACACCTACATTACCTCCAGCTTTGGCCGCCGTGCTGATCCGTTCAATGGCGGTGTTGCTGAACATAAGGGGGTAGACTTTCACGCTAGTGTTGGTAGCTCGGTCATGGCGGTGGCCGAAGGCGTGGTTAGTTATGCTGGTTATCGCAATGGCTACGGTAACGTAGTTGATGTTGACCATGGTAATGGTTACGTGACCCGCTACGCGCATAATTCGCGATTGACAGTAAAGGTCGGCGATCTGGTCCGAATCGGGCAGGAGGTTGCTAAAGCGGGTTCCACCGGGCGCTCCACAGGAGCTCACGTGCATTTCGAAGTATGGAAGGATGGGGTGGTGATGAATCCAATTAAATTTCTAGGTAATGGGAGCACTCCGGTGGGTCGCTACCGTCGTGGCTGA
- a CDS encoding DUF721 domain-containing protein encodes MSNLKSNANSHSSFQTALEAILNEKTIPTFQRAIWLDRLDQQLRSHLPATLASQCRLANVNGKKLVFLVESAAWHTKLRLSESQLLDAARSIGLMATQVIIKILPSLLPFTKEYLKEANGLVNAEIPKGLQEALRALHGSNIRRNAEI; translated from the coding sequence ATGTCTAATCTGAAATCCAACGCTAACAGCCATTCCTCCTTTCAGACCGCCCTTGAAGCGATACTGAACGAAAAAACGATCCCTACCTTCCAACGAGCCATATGGCTCGATAGGCTAGATCAGCAGTTGCGCTCCCATCTACCAGCAACCCTAGCAAGCCAATGCAGACTAGCCAATGTCAATGGTAAAAAGCTCGTTTTTCTGGTCGAGTCAGCAGCTTGGCACACCAAACTAAGGCTTTCCGAATCCCAACTTCTCGACGCTGCCCGATCCATCGGATTAATGGCCACTCAGGTCATCATCAAAATCCTACCCTCTCTCCTACCCTTCACTAAGGAATATCTAAAGGAAGCAAACGGACTTGTTAATGCAGAGATTCCAAAAGGCCTGCAAGAAGCTTTGAGAGCCCTTCATGGATCAAACATCCGCAGAAACGCTGAGATTTGA
- the lpxC gene encoding UDP-3-O-acyl-N-acetylglucosamine deacetylase, producing MTQQRTLNNTIRATGVGLHSGNKVHITLRPAPVNYGIVFRRVDLEPVVEIPASGDLVTEVMLCTGLTCKGAKVQTVEHLMSAFAGLGIDNAIVDLSSAELPIMDGSSAPFVFLLQSAGIFEQDAPKRFIRIKRLVEVREGDKIARFHPYDGYKLGFTIEFDHPMIPRRQSHHEIEFSTPAYIREISLARTFGFMHDLEDMRERNLGLGGSMDNAILLDEFRVLNEDGLRYGNEFVRHKILDAIGDLYLIGGPILGAYEAFKSGHALNNKLVRAVLADQTAWEWISFPSSVAAQPPVAYTHPACI from the coding sequence ATGACCCAGCAACGTACCCTCAACAACACGATTCGCGCGACCGGTGTTGGTCTGCACAGTGGCAATAAGGTCCACATCACTCTCCGTCCCGCTCCGGTGAACTACGGTATCGTGTTCCGACGTGTGGACCTGGAGCCTGTCGTTGAAATCCCCGCTAGTGGGGATTTAGTGACCGAGGTGATGTTGTGCACCGGCTTGACTTGCAAGGGGGCTAAAGTACAGACGGTCGAACATTTGATGTCTGCCTTTGCCGGGCTTGGTATCGACAACGCCATTGTGGATCTGTCGTCGGCTGAGTTGCCGATTATGGATGGTTCTTCCGCACCGTTTGTATTTCTGTTGCAGTCGGCGGGTATCTTCGAGCAGGACGCCCCCAAGCGCTTCATCCGTATTAAACGCTTGGTCGAAGTGCGCGAAGGGGACAAAATCGCCAGGTTTCACCCGTACGATGGTTACAAGCTGGGGTTCACCATTGAGTTCGATCACCCAATGATCCCGCGCAGACAGTCGCATCATGAAATTGAGTTTTCTACTCCGGCTTATATCAGGGAAATTTCTCTAGCGCGCACTTTCGGTTTCATGCATGACTTGGAAGATATGCGTGAACGTAACCTTGGGCTGGGCGGCTCAATGGACAATGCGATTTTGCTTGACGAGTTCCGTGTGCTCAATGAGGATGGCTTGCGCTATGGCAACGAGTTCGTGCGTCACAAAATACTCGATGCAATTGGTGATCTTTACTTGATTGGCGGCCCGATTTTGGGTGCTTACGAAGCTTTTAAGTCTGGTCATGCGCTGAACAATAAGCTGGTTCGTGCTGTACTTGCGGATCAGACTGCTTGGGAGTGGATCAGTTTTCCGAGTTCAGTCGCTGCGCAGCCGCCTGTCGCCTACACTCATCCAGCTTGCATTTGA
- the ftsZ gene encoding cell division protein FtsZ: MAHFELIEKMAPNAVIKVVGVGGGGGNAVAHMVNSTVDGVEFIIANTDSQAIKNCGAKLQLQLGANVTKGLGAGANPEVGRQAALEDRERIIDALQGADMVFITAGMGGGTGTGAAPVVAQLAKEMGILTVAVVTKPFPFEGRRRMQVALKGIEELNQHCDSLITIPNEKLITVLGRNATMIQAFRAANDVLQGAVQGIADLIVRPGLINVDFADVRTVMSEMGLAMMGTGSARGDDRAQAAAEAAVQNPLLDDVNLAGANGILVNITAGSDFTMAEFDEIGRTIDGFASEDATVVVGTVLDPDMQDEVRVTVVATGLSRAVPRTAQRPEQRAPVKLVRNATTGQVEFGDLDNGGDVVSRAVGGSLGLGLALRRSSTDTASSSAASAPVTAELPSDYLDIPAFLRRQAD, encoded by the coding sequence ATGGCACATTTTGAACTGATTGAGAAAATGGCTCCGAACGCGGTAATTAAGGTCGTTGGTGTTGGTGGTGGTGGTGGTAACGCCGTGGCACACATGGTTAATAGCACTGTCGATGGTGTGGAGTTCATCATTGCTAACACTGACTCACAGGCGATTAAAAACTGTGGCGCCAAGCTGCAATTACAGCTTGGTGCTAACGTGACCAAAGGTCTGGGCGCAGGGGCCAATCCTGAAGTCGGCCGTCAGGCTGCACTGGAGGATCGTGAGCGCATCATTGATGCCCTTCAGGGGGCGGATATGGTGTTCATTACTGCCGGTATGGGTGGAGGCACTGGTACCGGGGCTGCTCCGGTAGTAGCGCAATTAGCCAAAGAGATGGGTATCCTCACAGTGGCTGTCGTGACCAAACCGTTCCCGTTCGAGGGGCGTCGTCGCATGCAAGTGGCGTTGAAAGGTATCGAAGAGCTGAATCAGCACTGTGATTCTTTGATTACCATACCGAATGAGAAGCTAATAACGGTGCTTGGCCGCAATGCAACGATGATTCAGGCGTTTCGTGCCGCTAACGACGTGTTGCAAGGGGCTGTGCAGGGCATTGCCGATTTGATCGTGCGGCCAGGTTTGATCAATGTTGACTTTGCCGATGTACGTACCGTGATGTCTGAAATGGGGCTGGCAATGATGGGTACAGGTTCGGCCCGTGGTGACGACCGTGCTCAAGCCGCAGCCGAGGCTGCAGTTCAGAATCCTCTGCTGGATGACGTTAACTTGGCTGGTGCCAACGGTATTCTGGTTAATATCACTGCTGGTTCGGATTTCACCATGGCTGAGTTTGATGAGATTGGCCGCACGATTGATGGTTTCGCTTCCGAAGATGCGACTGTGGTGGTTGGTACCGTGCTTGATCCAGATATGCAGGACGAAGTGCGTGTTACTGTGGTTGCGACTGGCTTAAGTCGTGCCGTGCCACGTACGGCGCAGCGTCCGGAGCAGCGCGCGCCAGTCAAACTCGTGCGGAACGCGACGACCGGCCAGGTCGAATTTGGCGACTTGGACAATGGGGGCGATGTGGTATCGCGAGCGGTGGGTGGGTCCCTGGGTTTAGGTTTGGCGTTGCGTCGCTCGAGTACCGATACAGCGTCCAGTTCAGCTGCTTCGGCACCAGTGACTGCTGAATTGCCGAGCGATTATCTAGATATTCCTGCATTTTTGCGTCGTCAAGCTGATTAA
- the ftsA gene encoding cell division protein FtsA: protein MNRKGEKSLIVGLDVGTSKVVALVGEYSPGNLIEVIGIGSHESRGLKRGVVVDIESTVQSIQRAVEEAELMAGCEIRSVYASISGNHVQCKNSPGIVPIRDGEVTWNDLERVLDAAKAVAIPADQRILHAIPREYVLDDSQEGIRNPVGMTGVRLEVHAHLVVCAQSAAANIIKCVHKCGLQVDDLVLSSLASAVAVLTADERELGVVLVDIGAGTTDLAVYVHGAICHTASLPIAGDHVTNDIAHMLRTPTPEAEQIKVRYACALAQLAMAEESIQVPSVGDRPPRRMPRASLAQAVQGRYEEIFEMVQAELRRSGFEELVRAGMVLTGGASKMEGVVELAEEMLQMPVRVGIPQHVTGLGEVVGNPVHASGVGLLLMGSQMERPRRPSLPTGRVGTFFKKLKNWYRGEF, encoded by the coding sequence ATGAACCGTAAAGGTGAAAAATCTCTAATTGTTGGATTGGACGTCGGCACGTCCAAAGTGGTTGCGCTGGTTGGCGAGTACTCGCCAGGCAACTTGATCGAGGTGATTGGTATCGGCTCGCATGAATCGCGGGGGCTCAAGCGGGGCGTGGTGGTGGATATCGAGTCAACGGTGCAGTCGATCCAGCGCGCTGTTGAAGAAGCTGAGCTGATGGCTGGTTGTGAGATTCGATCGGTGTACGCTTCAATTTCTGGGAATCATGTGCAATGCAAAAATTCCCCAGGCATTGTGCCAATCCGTGATGGAGAGGTGACTTGGAATGATTTGGAGCGCGTGCTCGACGCGGCCAAGGCGGTGGCGATTCCGGCAGATCAACGTATTTTGCATGCGATTCCGCGTGAATACGTGTTGGACGATTCACAGGAAGGTATCCGTAACCCGGTTGGTATGACTGGTGTGCGCCTTGAGGTGCATGCGCACTTGGTGGTGTGCGCGCAGTCAGCCGCGGCCAACATCATCAAATGTGTACATAAGTGTGGTTTGCAGGTGGACGACTTGGTGTTGTCTTCGTTAGCGTCCGCGGTGGCGGTCTTGACTGCTGACGAGCGTGAATTGGGTGTAGTGTTGGTCGACATCGGCGCCGGTACCACTGATTTAGCAGTCTACGTGCATGGGGCGATTTGCCATACGGCTTCTTTGCCGATCGCTGGTGACCATGTGACCAACGATATTGCGCATATGTTGCGTACCCCAACACCGGAAGCTGAGCAGATCAAAGTGCGTTATGCATGTGCGTTGGCTCAGTTGGCTATGGCTGAGGAGTCCATCCAGGTGCCCTCGGTGGGTGACCGGCCGCCACGGCGTATGCCCCGTGCTTCGCTGGCACAGGCGGTGCAGGGGCGTTATGAGGAAATCTTTGAAATGGTGCAGGCTGAATTGCGCCGTTCGGGATTCGAGGAGTTGGTCCGTGCCGGCATGGTGCTGACGGGCGGCGCTTCGAAGATGGAGGGTGTTGTTGAATTGGCCGAGGAAATGTTGCAAATGCCGGTGCGTGTCGGCATTCCGCAGCATGTCACCGGCTTGGGCGAAGTGGTCGGCAATCCAGTGCATGCTTCTGGCGTGGGCTTATTGCTGATGGGCAGTCAGATGGAACGCCCGCGCCGCCCATCGTTACCGACCGGGCGGGTGGGCACTTTCTTCAAGAAGTTGAAGAACTGGTATAGGGGTGAATTTTGA
- a CDS encoding D-alanine--D-alanine ligase: protein MSLFSLAPRYTNPAVFGRVAVLFGGTSSEREVSLHSGHNVLEGLRARGVNAQPVDGIPALAQALVERRFDRVFNVLHGHNGGGEDGVVQGLMQAFGVPYTGSDVLGSALSMDKVRTKQIWLSLGLPTPRYASLSARATAVEVRKAAEMLGLPVIIKPAKEGSSVGVSRVFALEHLEEAAASAGRYDGELLMEELIEGDELTVAILGEMALPSIRIVPQGQWYDYNAKYIAEDTQYLCPGLDGVDEAEIARLALAAFRAAGCRGWGRVDVMRDGASGRFFLLEVNTAPGMTAHSLVPKAASQLGIGFDDLVWRVLEQTL from the coding sequence ATGAGCCTATTTTCACTTGCTCCACGCTACACCAATCCGGCTGTGTTCGGTCGTGTTGCAGTGCTTTTTGGGGGGACATCTTCTGAGCGTGAGGTGTCTCTGCATTCTGGTCACAACGTGCTGGAAGGATTGCGCGCGCGCGGGGTCAATGCCCAGCCGGTAGATGGGATTCCGGCACTGGCTCAGGCGCTGGTAGAACGGCGTTTTGACCGTGTGTTCAATGTGCTGCACGGCCATAATGGTGGTGGTGAGGATGGTGTGGTGCAGGGTTTGATGCAGGCTTTTGGTGTGCCATACACCGGCTCGGATGTGCTTGGTTCGGCGCTGAGTATGGATAAAGTGCGTACCAAGCAGATTTGGCTTTCTTTGGGTTTGCCTACGCCGCGTTATGCGAGTTTGAGTGCTCGTGCCACTGCTGTTGAGGTGCGTAAGGCGGCTGAGATGCTGGGTTTGCCGGTGATCATTAAACCGGCTAAAGAAGGATCCAGTGTTGGTGTTAGTCGCGTGTTTGCGCTGGAGCATTTAGAGGAGGCGGCCGCTTCAGCGGGGCGTTACGATGGCGAGCTGCTGATGGAAGAGCTGATTGAAGGCGATGAATTGACGGTGGCGATTCTCGGTGAAATGGCGTTGCCGTCCATTCGGATCGTTCCTCAGGGACAGTGGTATGACTATAACGCCAAGTACATTGCTGAAGACACTCAGTATCTGTGCCCGGGTTTGGACGGTGTTGATGAGGCTGAAATCGCTCGACTTGCCTTGGCTGCATTTCGTGCTGCCGGTTGCCGTGGTTGGGGTCGTGTGGACGTGATGCGTGACGGTGCGAGTGGCCGCTTTTTCTTACTGGAAGTAAATACTGCTCCTGGTATGACAGCCCACTCGTTGGTACCCAAGGCAGCGAGCCAACTGGGTATCGGCTTTGATGACTTGGTATGGCGGGTTCTGGAGCAGACGCTGTGA